The Paramisgurnus dabryanus chromosome 3, PD_genome_1.1, whole genome shotgun sequence genome includes a window with the following:
- the LOC135768570 gene encoding BEN domain-containing protein 6 isoform X1, whose amino-acid sequence MRRKTIAKRVLYSAREGCGEHAEDARQIFCQETTRRRRWRAVNAEEISAYDAADYVKFKTRAFEVVQPVSDAPRDAEFTMEVIGSLRSRSRAELIAMVLSMQREMDGLREQIRSLTACGKLAQTLEDLIERSDRWLSGTSESMTPSIPRGLERSGPPGQISTPTVFSRITNKCESSDQQGCGQYEITHTMQRNGTLFEQKIITADLLERCNTGTTAQKLTNDLLRSLYDRDCLASHSISGIVNCKRGTPKPALPAHEIQAILRTVQRFFPGKTDSEIKGYIRQKLQNEAKRLRKRPHPAGDPLVVSFEETERTRLMLWKAIGLFKQINPALTSCSNPPTPLRRNITRHMDGVGTAYGVCSFVFCRREIIASGSSISRL is encoded by the exons ATGAGGAGAAAAACAATAGCAAAACGCGTCCTGTATAGTGCACGCGAGGGGTGCGGAGAGCACGCGGAAGACGCGCGTCAAATCTTCTGT CAAGAGACGACGAGGAGGAGAAGATGGAGAGCAGTGAATGCAGAGGAGATCTCAGCTTATGATGCGGCTGACTATGTGAAGTTCAAAACAAGG GCTTTTGAAGTTGTCCAGCCCGTGAGTGATGCTCCTAGGGATGCAGAATTTACCATGGAG GTGATAGGAAGCCTCCGATCACGTTCAAGGGCGGAGCTTATTGCCATGGTGCTGAGTATGCAAAGGGAGATGGATGGCCTCCGAGAGCAAATCAGGAGCCTAACAG CTTGTGGAAAGTTGGCACAAACGCTTGAAGACTTGATCGAGAGGAGTGATCGATGGCTGAGCGGTACAAGCGAATCCATGACTCCTAGCATCCCGAGAGGGCTTGAGAGAAGCGGCCCACCTGGACAGATTTCAACTCCAACAGTGTTTAGTAGgattacaaataaatgtgaaagTTCAGATCAGCAAGGGTGTGGTCAGTATGAGATCACGCATACAATGCAAAGGAATGGAACGCTTTTCGAACAGAAA ATTATCACCGCTGATCTTTTGGAGCGCTGCAACACAGGGACCACCGCTCAGAAACTCACCAATGACCTTCTGCGCAGCCTTTATGACAGAGACTGTCTGGCTTCTCACTCCATCTCAGGCATTGTTAACTGCAAGCGAGGGACACCTAAGCCAGCTCTTCCAGCCCATGAGATCCAGGCCATTCTGA GGACAGTGCAGCGATTCTTTCCTGGAAAAACCGATTCGGAGATAAAGGGCTACATCCGACAGAAGCTTCAAAACGAGGCCAAAAGACTTCGAAAAAGGCCACACCCAGCTGGAGATCCATTGGTGGTTTCTTTTGAGGAG ACAGAGCGAACCAGGTTGATGCTCTGGAAGGCCATCGGGCTATTTAAGCAAATTAACCCCGCACTCACCAGCTGTAGCAACCCTCCCACCCCTCTCCGGAGAAACATCACGCGACACATGGACGGCGTGGGAACTGCATATG gaGTGTGCAGTTTTGTGTTCTGTAGACGGGAGATAATAGCCTCTGGCTCTTCAATCTCTCGACTGTAA
- the LOC135768570 gene encoding BEN domain-containing protein 6 isoform X3: MLLGMQNLPWSALSLQVIGSLRSRSRAELIAMVLSMQREMDGLREQIRSLTACGKLAQTLEDLIERSDRWLSGTSESMTPSIPRGLERSGPPGQISTPTVFSRITNKCESSDQQGCGQYEITHTMQRNGTLFEQKIITADLLERCNTGTTAQKLTNDLLRSLYDRDCLASHSISGIVNCKRGTPKPALPAHEIQAILRTVQRFFPGKTDSEIKGYIRQKLQNEAKRLRKRPHPAGDPLVVSFEETERTRLMLWKAIGLFKQINPALTSCSNPPTPLRRNITRHMDGVGTAYGVCSFVFCRREIIASGSSISRL, from the exons ATGCTCCTAGGGATGCAGAATTTACCATGGAG TGCATTATCCTTGCAGGTGATAGGAAGCCTCCGATCACGTTCAAGGGCGGAGCTTATTGCCATGGTGCTGAGTATGCAAAGGGAGATGGATGGCCTCCGAGAGCAAATCAGGAGCCTAACAG CTTGTGGAAAGTTGGCACAAACGCTTGAAGACTTGATCGAGAGGAGTGATCGATGGCTGAGCGGTACAAGCGAATCCATGACTCCTAGCATCCCGAGAGGGCTTGAGAGAAGCGGCCCACCTGGACAGATTTCAACTCCAACAGTGTTTAGTAGgattacaaataaatgtgaaagTTCAGATCAGCAAGGGTGTGGTCAGTATGAGATCACGCATACAATGCAAAGGAATGGAACGCTTTTCGAACAGAAA ATTATCACCGCTGATCTTTTGGAGCGCTGCAACACAGGGACCACCGCTCAGAAACTCACCAATGACCTTCTGCGCAGCCTTTATGACAGAGACTGTCTGGCTTCTCACTCCATCTCAGGCATTGTTAACTGCAAGCGAGGGACACCTAAGCCAGCTCTTCCAGCCCATGAGATCCAGGCCATTCTGA GGACAGTGCAGCGATTCTTTCCTGGAAAAACCGATTCGGAGATAAAGGGCTACATCCGACAGAAGCTTCAAAACGAGGCCAAAAGACTTCGAAAAAGGCCACACCCAGCTGGAGATCCATTGGTGGTTTCTTTTGAGGAG ACAGAGCGAACCAGGTTGATGCTCTGGAAGGCCATCGGGCTATTTAAGCAAATTAACCCCGCACTCACCAGCTGTAGCAACCCTCCCACCCCTCTCCGGAGAAACATCACGCGACACATGGACGGCGTGGGAACTGCATATG gaGTGTGCAGTTTTGTGTTCTGTAGACGGGAGATAATAGCCTCTGGCTCTTCAATCTCTCGACTGTAA
- the LOC135768570 gene encoding BEN domain-containing protein 6 isoform X2 — MRRKTIAKRVLYSAREGCGEHAEDARQIFCQETTRRRRWRAVNAEEISAYDAADYVKFKTRAFEVVQPVSDAPRDAEFTMEVIGSLRSRSRAELIAMVLSMQREMDGLREQIRSLTACGKLAQTLEDLIERSDRWLSGTSESMTPSIPRGLERSGPPGQISTPTVFSRITNKCESSDQQGCGQYEITHTMQRNGTLFEQKIITADLLERCNTGTTAQKLTNDLLRSLYDRDCLASHSISGIVNCKRGTPKPALPAHEIQAILRTVQRFFPGKTDSEIKGYIRQKLQNEAKRLRKRPHPAGDPLVVSFEEECAVLCSVDGR; from the exons ATGAGGAGAAAAACAATAGCAAAACGCGTCCTGTATAGTGCACGCGAGGGGTGCGGAGAGCACGCGGAAGACGCGCGTCAAATCTTCTGT CAAGAGACGACGAGGAGGAGAAGATGGAGAGCAGTGAATGCAGAGGAGATCTCAGCTTATGATGCGGCTGACTATGTGAAGTTCAAAACAAGG GCTTTTGAAGTTGTCCAGCCCGTGAGTGATGCTCCTAGGGATGCAGAATTTACCATGGAG GTGATAGGAAGCCTCCGATCACGTTCAAGGGCGGAGCTTATTGCCATGGTGCTGAGTATGCAAAGGGAGATGGATGGCCTCCGAGAGCAAATCAGGAGCCTAACAG CTTGTGGAAAGTTGGCACAAACGCTTGAAGACTTGATCGAGAGGAGTGATCGATGGCTGAGCGGTACAAGCGAATCCATGACTCCTAGCATCCCGAGAGGGCTTGAGAGAAGCGGCCCACCTGGACAGATTTCAACTCCAACAGTGTTTAGTAGgattacaaataaatgtgaaagTTCAGATCAGCAAGGGTGTGGTCAGTATGAGATCACGCATACAATGCAAAGGAATGGAACGCTTTTCGAACAGAAA ATTATCACCGCTGATCTTTTGGAGCGCTGCAACACAGGGACCACCGCTCAGAAACTCACCAATGACCTTCTGCGCAGCCTTTATGACAGAGACTGTCTGGCTTCTCACTCCATCTCAGGCATTGTTAACTGCAAGCGAGGGACACCTAAGCCAGCTCTTCCAGCCCATGAGATCCAGGCCATTCTGA GGACAGTGCAGCGATTCTTTCCTGGAAAAACCGATTCGGAGATAAAGGGCTACATCCGACAGAAGCTTCAAAACGAGGCCAAAAGACTTCGAAAAAGGCCACACCCAGCTGGAGATCCATTGGTGGTTTCTTTTGAGGAG gaGTGTGCAGTTTTGTGTTCTGTAGACGGGAGATAA